AAATTTTTACTTAGGGATTTCTATATTAACTAAACATAATTAAAGAGTTTTAccactaaaatttaaaaaattaaatttttttaaattttataatattatctaaaaattagtaacttaaattttcaaaattagctttttttatttttttttgtaaatatatgagtttgatgtgtttttaacatcaacgttatatatgtataaattaaaaatgtaaaaacccataaaatataataaacattatctaaagatttacctgtgataaaattactaaaatattaaaaatgtaaaaaacaagaaaatataataaaaatgtaataataaatctttagataatttttgttatattttctgggtttttaaatttatagatatataatgttgatgttaaaaacatatcaaactcatacatttacaaaaaaaaataaaaaatatgctaattttaaaaatttaagttactaagttttagataatattataaaatttaattttttaaaaatttttttaatagtaaccctaaactatgtttacttaatgtaacCCTAAACGAAAAATTTACTGGTAGTAATGGTAATTGTGACTTGttagaatttaatttattaaatacaaTTAGTTTTGGGTTTTTTCGTTaaaatacttagtttgaggaTTTTTACCCAAAATAAATTTAGTCAAAgtgttttaacgttaaaaatcctttaaaaaataacaaactcTTAATCCCGGATATTGTTATACTCGTATCCAAACAGTCCGCTTAACCAAAACCCCACtatagtctctctctctcccgcaAGGAACCTTCCAGAAGAAACAAAGACGACTCCCAGATTCAACCATGGCCGACGAAGCTAAAGCCAAAGGCAACGCAGCTTTCTCCTCCGGCGACTTCACCTCCGCCGTCAACCACTTCACCGAAGCAATCAACCTATCTCCAACCAAGCACGTCCTCTTCTCCAACCGCTCCGCCGCCCACGCCTCCCTTCACCAATACCAAGAAGCTCTCTCCGACGCCAAGAAGACCGTCGAACTCAAACCAGACTGGGCCAAGGGCTACAGCCGCCTCGGCGCCGCTCACGTGGGGCTGAACCAGTTCGGAGAAGCCGCCGATGCTTACTCCAAGGGTCTCGAGATCGATCCGAGCAACGAAGCCTTAAAAACCGGCTTAGCAGACGCGTCGTCGAGGTCACGCGCCGCCGCGCCTCAGAACAATCCGTTTGGGGATGCTTTCAAAGGCCCCGAGATGTGGGCGAAGCTGAGTGCTGATCCGTCGACGAGAGGGTTCTTGAAGCAGCCTGACTTTGTTAACATGATGCAGGAGATACAGAGGAGCCCTAGCAATCTCAATCTTTACTTGAAAGACCAGAGAGTGATGCAGAGTCTTGGAGTTTTGTTGAATGTTCAGATCAGGACTCAGGCTGGTGATGAGGCTGAGGCTATGGAGGAGGATGAGATGGTTGTTAATGAGCCTGAGGTTgcagaggagaaggagaagaaggagaaggctTTGAAGGAGAAAGAGATGGGGAACGCTGCGTATAAGAAGAAGGATTTTGAAAATGCTATCAAGCATTACTCCACAGCTATGGAGATTGATGATGAAGACATCTCTTACATCACGAACCGTGCTGCTGTTCATCTCGAGATGGGGAATGTAATGTTACCTTTGATTGAGTCTGTAGTTATTTGCTTAAGAGTGTAAAAATGTGGAATGTGTGTGATTACAGTATGATGAGTGCATCAAGGATTGTGATAAGGCGGTTGAGAGAGGTAGGGAGCTTAGGTCGGATTACAAGATGGTAGCCAAAGCTTTGACTAGGAAAGGAACTGCTCTTGGGAAGATGGCTAAAGTCTCTAAAGACTATGAGCCTGTTATCGAGACTTACCAGAAGGCTCTTACGGAGCATCGTAATCCAGACACGTTGAAGAGGTTGAATGAGGCGGAGagagccaagaaagagttggAGCAGCAAGAGTACTTTGATCCTGCTATTGGTGATGCGGAGCGTGAGAAAGGTATATGCTTTGTATTATGCGAGGAAAGAATCTCATAAAACTAACATCGTGTTGTGTTTTTAATATACAGGTAATGAGTTCTTCAAGGAGCAGAAGTATCCTGATGCTGTGAGGCATTATACCGAAGC
The nucleotide sequence above comes from Brassica napus cultivar Da-Ae chromosome A9, Da-Ae, whole genome shotgun sequence. Encoded proteins:
- the LOC125577803 gene encoding hsp70-Hsp90 organizing protein 2-like, coding for MADEAKAKGNAAFSSGDFTSAVNHFTEAINLSPTKHVLFSNRSAAHASLHQYQEALSDAKKTVELKPDWAKGYSRLGAAHVGLNQFGEAADAYSKGLEIDPSNEALKTGLADASSRSRAAAPQNNPFGDAFKGPEMWAKLSADPSTRGFLKQPDFVNMMQEIQRSPSNLNLYLKDQRVMQSLGVLLNVQIRTQAGDEAEAMEEDEMVVNEPEVAEEKEKKEKALKEKEMGNAAYKKKDFENAIKHYSTAMEIDDEDISYITNRAAVHLEMGNYDECIKDCDKAVERGRELRSDYKMVAKALTRKGTALGKMAKVSKDYEPVIETYQKALTEHRNPDTLKRLNEAERAKKELEQQEYFDPAIGDAEREKGNEFFKEQKYPDAVRHYTEAIKRNPKDPRAYSNRAACYTKLGAMPEGLKDAEKCIELDPTFSKGYSRKGAVQFFMKEYDNAMETYQEGLKHDPNNQELLDGVRRCVQQINKANRGDLTPEELKERQAKGMQDPEIQNILTDPVMRQVLSDLQENPAAAQKHMQNPMIMNKIQKLISSGIVQMK